A genomic segment from Takifugu rubripes chromosome 20, fTakRub1.2, whole genome shotgun sequence encodes:
- the rpl5b gene encoding 60S ribosomal protein L5b, with protein sequence MATPLPIRYTLFTAHAHDVLPFSQCSGVNPQSLAPGSFLRRQKDCKMGFVKVVKNKAYFKRYQVKFRRRREGKTDYFARKRLVVQDKNKYNTPKYRMIVRFSNRDIVCQIAYAKIEGDMIVCAAYSHELPKYGVSVGLTNYAAAYCTGLLLARRLLNKFGLDKVYEGQVEVTGEEFNVESIDGQPGAFTCYLDAGLARTTTGNKVFGAVKGAVDGGLSIPHSTKRFPGYDPESKEFNAEAHRKHIMGINVSEYMSYLMEEDEDTYKKQFSRFIKNGVTPDMIEEMYKKAHASIRENPVHEKKPPKEVKKKRWNRAKLSLAQRKDRVAQKKASFLRAQEQEASD encoded by the exons ATGGCGACTCCTCTACCCATCCGTTACACGTTATTTACCGCGCATGCGCATGACGTCCTTCCTTTTTCCCAGTGCAGCGGAGTCAATCCCCAGTCTTTGGCTCCGGGCTCCTTCTTAAGGAGACAAAAAGACTGCAAGATG ggttttGTGAAAGTGGTGAAGAACAAGGCCTACTTCAAGAGGTACCAGGTCAaattcaggaggaggagag aggGAAAGACTGACTACTTTGCTCGCAAGCGCCTTGTCGTACAGGATAAGAACAAGTACAACACACCCAAGTACCGGATGATTGTCCGTTTCTCCAACCGGGACATCGTCTGCCAG ATTGCCTATGCCAAGATCGAGGGTGACATGATCGTGTGTGCGGCCTATTCACACGAGCTGCCAAAATACGGCGTCTCCGTGGGCTTGACAAATTACGCAGCAGCCTATTGCACCGGTTTGCTGCTGGCTCGCCGA CTGCTGAACAAGTTTGGCCTGGATAAGGTGTATGAAGGCCAGGTTGAGGTGACCGGTGAGGAATTCAATGTGGAGAGCATTGATGGTCAGCCAGGTGCTTTTACCTGCTATCTGGACGCTGGACTTGCAAGAACCACCACAGGCAACAAAGTATTTGGTGCAGTTAAGGGAGCTGTGGATGGAGGCctgtccatcccacacag CACAAAGCGTTTCCCCGGATACGACCCTGAGAGCAAGGAGTTTAACGCCGAGGCCCATCGCAAACACATCATGGGTATCAACGTGTCCGAGTACATGAGCTacctgatggaggaggacgaggacacgTACAAAAAGCAATTCTCCCGCTTCATCAAGAATGGAGTAACTCCTGATATG ATTGAAGAAATGTACAAAAAGGCTCATGCCTCCATTCGTGAGAACCCAGTCCACGAAAAGAAGCCTCCCAAAGAAGTCAAGAAGAAAAG GTGGAACCGTGCCAAGCTTTCTCTGGCCCAGAGGAAAGACCGTGTTGCCCAGAAGAAAGCCAGCTTCCTCCGGGCTCAGGAACAAGAGGCTTCAGACTGA
- the dipk1ab gene encoding divergent protein kinase domain 1A isoform X1, with protein sequence MARDPFSWGFFRKLLYIQARFSYLHMKYLFFSWLAVFVGSWIVYVEYSSYTELCRGHECKNSICDKYRRGLIDGSACSSLCEKSTLYLGKCFTTKPISQVYTGIWGDLEGVIKCQMEEAHRYDLENQVEPRKEAAGFNKPSKGTSVEKFREMILHHLKSKVGDQANLADLAAQVLSITDANKDGHISLPEAHSTWALLQLNEFLLVLVLQDREHTPKLLGFCGDLYVMEKVPYSPLYGISLPWILEAWIPAGLRHSMDQWFTPSWPFKAKISIGLLELVEDVFHGTFGSFLMCDMSANSFGYNDRHDLKVMDARYIVPEAVFQEDIRQQRCDVDQDCLYGADCLTSCDLTKHRCTTEVTRPNLAKACETIKNYILRGAPADVREELEKQLYACIALKGSTEQMEIEHSLILNNLKTLLWKRISHTKDS encoded by the exons ATGGCAAGAGATCCGTTTTCATGGGGCTTCTTCAGAAAGCTTCTGTACATCCAG GCCAGATTCTCCTACCTCCACATGAAATACCTGTTCTTCTCATGGCTGGCAGTGTTCGTGGGCAGCTGGATAGTCTATGTTGAGTACTCATCCTACACAGAACTGTGTCGCGGGCACGAGTGCAAAAATTCAATA TGTGACAAATACAGACGGGGGCTCATCGACGGCTCGGCCTGCAGCAGCCTGTGCGAGAAGAGCACTTTGTATCTGGGGAAGTGCTTCACTACCAAACCAATAAGCCAG GTGTATACTGGAATCTGGGGAGACCTGGAGGGCGTGATTAAGTGCCAGATGGAGGAGGCCCATCGTTATGATTTGGAAAATCAAGTGGAACCCAGAAAAGAGGCTGCGGGCTTCAACAAACCCTCCAAAGGGACTTCAGTGGAGAAATTCAGAGAGATGATCCTCCACCACCTAAAG TCCAAAGTGGGGGATCAGGCCAACCTTGCAGACCTGGCGGCTCAGGTTTTATCCATAACAGACGCCAATAAGGACGGACACATCTCCCTGCCAGAGGCTCACTCCACGtgggctctgctgcagctcaacgAGTTCCTGCTGGTCTTGGTCCTGCAAGACAGAGAGCACACACCCAAGCTACTGGGCTTCTGCGGAGACCTGTACGTGATGGAGAAGGTGCCGTACTCCCCCCTGTATGGGATCAGTCTGCCCTGGATCCTGGAGGCGTGGATCCCGGCAGGCCTGCGCCACAGTATGGATCAGTGGTTCACGCCTTCCTGGCCTTTCAAGGCCAAAATCTCGATTGGACTGCTGGAACTGGTGGAGGACGTTTTCCACGGTACATTCGGCAGCTTCCTCATGTGCGACATGAGCGCCAACAGCTTCGGCTATAACGACCGCCATGACCTGAAGGTGATGGATGCCAGGTACATTGTCCCCGAGGCCGTCTTCCAAGAAGACATTAGGCAACAGCGCTGTGATGTCGACCAGGACTGTCTGTACGGGGCGGActgcctcacttcctgtgaccTCACCAAGCACCGCTGCACAACAGAGGTGACCAGGCCCAACCTGGCGAAAGCCTGCGAAACCATTAAGAATTACATCCTGAGAGGCGCTCCGGCCGAtgtgagagaggagctggagaagcagctgtaCGCCTGCATCGCTCTGAAAGGCTCCACGGAACAGATGGAAATCGAGCACTCGCTCATTCTGAACAATCTAAAGACGCTGCTGTGGAAGAGAATCTCTCATACCAAAGACTCGTGA
- the dipk1ab gene encoding divergent protein kinase domain 1A isoform X2 produces MARDPFSWGFFRKLLYIQARFSYLHMKYLFFSWLAVFVGSWIVYCDKYRRGLIDGSACSSLCEKSTLYLGKCFTTKPISQVYTGIWGDLEGVIKCQMEEAHRYDLENQVEPRKEAAGFNKPSKGTSVEKFREMILHHLKSKVGDQANLADLAAQVLSITDANKDGHISLPEAHSTWALLQLNEFLLVLVLQDREHTPKLLGFCGDLYVMEKVPYSPLYGISLPWILEAWIPAGLRHSMDQWFTPSWPFKAKISIGLLELVEDVFHGTFGSFLMCDMSANSFGYNDRHDLKVMDARYIVPEAVFQEDIRQQRCDVDQDCLYGADCLTSCDLTKHRCTTEVTRPNLAKACETIKNYILRGAPADVREELEKQLYACIALKGSTEQMEIEHSLILNNLKTLLWKRISHTKDS; encoded by the exons ATGGCAAGAGATCCGTTTTCATGGGGCTTCTTCAGAAAGCTTCTGTACATCCAG GCCAGATTCTCCTACCTCCACATGAAATACCTGTTCTTCTCATGGCTGGCAGTGTTCGTGGGCAGCTGGATAGTCTAT TGTGACAAATACAGACGGGGGCTCATCGACGGCTCGGCCTGCAGCAGCCTGTGCGAGAAGAGCACTTTGTATCTGGGGAAGTGCTTCACTACCAAACCAATAAGCCAG GTGTATACTGGAATCTGGGGAGACCTGGAGGGCGTGATTAAGTGCCAGATGGAGGAGGCCCATCGTTATGATTTGGAAAATCAAGTGGAACCCAGAAAAGAGGCTGCGGGCTTCAACAAACCCTCCAAAGGGACTTCAGTGGAGAAATTCAGAGAGATGATCCTCCACCACCTAAAG TCCAAAGTGGGGGATCAGGCCAACCTTGCAGACCTGGCGGCTCAGGTTTTATCCATAACAGACGCCAATAAGGACGGACACATCTCCCTGCCAGAGGCTCACTCCACGtgggctctgctgcagctcaacgAGTTCCTGCTGGTCTTGGTCCTGCAAGACAGAGAGCACACACCCAAGCTACTGGGCTTCTGCGGAGACCTGTACGTGATGGAGAAGGTGCCGTACTCCCCCCTGTATGGGATCAGTCTGCCCTGGATCCTGGAGGCGTGGATCCCGGCAGGCCTGCGCCACAGTATGGATCAGTGGTTCACGCCTTCCTGGCCTTTCAAGGCCAAAATCTCGATTGGACTGCTGGAACTGGTGGAGGACGTTTTCCACGGTACATTCGGCAGCTTCCTCATGTGCGACATGAGCGCCAACAGCTTCGGCTATAACGACCGCCATGACCTGAAGGTGATGGATGCCAGGTACATTGTCCCCGAGGCCGTCTTCCAAGAAGACATTAGGCAACAGCGCTGTGATGTCGACCAGGACTGTCTGTACGGGGCGGActgcctcacttcctgtgaccTCACCAAGCACCGCTGCACAACAGAGGTGACCAGGCCCAACCTGGCGAAAGCCTGCGAAACCATTAAGAATTACATCCTGAGAGGCGCTCCGGCCGAtgtgagagaggagctggagaagcagctgtaCGCCTGCATCGCTCTGAAAGGCTCCACGGAACAGATGGAAATCGAGCACTCGCTCATTCTGAACAATCTAAAGACGCTGCTGTGGAAGAGAATCTCTCATACCAAAGACTCGTGA
- the sap130a gene encoding histone deacetylase complex subunit SAP130a produces MSSQQFPRHGLPASSGGTPQISAATAAANLVSVNQPLNAQGDAESSRDAEQGSHDHLPAGGGGTLAFRDDKQETIVVRPYPQVQAHGQPQATPQSVPIQSGTPVTVAAPSVHLPQGQPAVLTDGQMKAVLKSPMPSRLIAPAPASNQGHISIPSKVPGHITVTIETSTTTPSIPVATISGQQGHSSNLHHLMPANIQIIRGGTPALQIGTPAVPPQTFTSHLPRGAAAAAVMSSSKTVLRPATGASTGPGQPTVQHIIHQTIQSRPAVTSSTAVLPTVVAPISATRTQSPVISPTVTHSSEVAHGRPGLTIHPPPAAVSIQRSQTARDTATRITLPSHPAIGAQKPQPTHTMTQKPIFSPVTPVAAATVAPIVATNTVPSTTTIGSVPHTQMTSNTIVTMTMASHSSHATAATTSAIPVAKVVPQPIAHSSSRVQPDYPGERTNLIPIPGHRSSPNPVTMETRSDNRPSVPVQFQYFLPAYSSSYPLTHTYTPISSTVSTIRQYPVTPQAPSSALPTQAGVGVATTVHLNHMQLMAVDRIGLQSAQISTQGIQPAPIAAQGIQPAPIGVQGLHTSAPITTQGIQQTPLVTQQQQQAQSEAKPGVVLADGFVANPITSTFSATQPVGTMVQAHAQGVGGAPTLVSSPRPSILRKKPAIESCVRKNLIPAQPSDPSGRIESGVRGPGSPRPAGVKPKAEVHMAVAPPVMATVEALPSQGGEQQVLSSNAQHLAQAIPTLLATPGPVPPSQPSTVLSALPAAMAVTPPVAASMANTVASPTQPAASSTAACAPTSTCPDLKIKQEVETMDTSQPDPNANLSSAPSTTQTSSLITPAAGDLIPGASPRKKPRKQQHVISTEESEMVETNSTDEEKATGRPITGRAERRESPPREYVDEEGVRYVPVKPRPPITLLRHYRNPWKAAYHHFQRYSDIRVKEEKKSTLQDMASQRGVACRAQGWKIHLCAAQLRQLTSLEHDVYSRLSTLQEGLIPKKRAGADDDLHRINELIQGNMQRCKLVMDQVTEARDTMMKVLDHKEKVLKLLNKNGTVKKSSKLKRKERA; encoded by the exons ATGAGCTCCCAGCAATTTCCCCGTCACGGGCTGCCTGCTTCCAGTGGGGGAACGCCTCAGATTTCTGCAGCTACCGCAGCCGCTAACCTTGTGTCTGTCAATCAGCCCTTAAATGCACAAG GGgatgcagagagcagcagggatGCTGAACAGGGATCGCACGATCACCTACCTGCTGGAGGTGGGGGAACTTTAGCATTCAGAGATGATAAACAGGAAACCATTGTGGTCAGACCTTATCCACAAGTACAGGCGCATGGCCAGCCGCAAGCTACTCCACAATCTGTACCTATCCAGTCTGGAACACCTGTGACGGTAGCTGCCCCCTCAGTCCATCTACCCCAGGGACAGCCTGCTGTTCTCACTGATGGACAAATGAAG GCTGTTTTGAAGTCACCTATGCCCAGTCGTCTTATTgccccagctccagcttccAACCAAGGTCATATCTCCATCCCCTCCAAGGTGCCTGGTCACATAACTGTTACTATAGAGACCAGCACTACAACCCCATCTATTCCTGTGGCAACTATCAGTGGTCAGCAG GGCCACTCCAGCAACCTGCACCATCTGATGCCAGCTAACATTCAGATTATCAGAGGCGGCACCCCTGCTTTGCAGATAGGGACCCCTGCGGTGCCTCCTCAGACATTCACATCCCATTTACCCCGAG gagctgctgcagcagcagttatgTCCAGCTCAAAAACTGTCTTGCGGCCAGCCACCGGAGCAAGCACAGGCCCTGGGCAACCCACGGTGCAGCACATAATTCACCAGACTATTCAG TCTCGCCCTGCTGTTACTTCATCTACAGCTGttcttccaactgtggtggccCCCATTTCAGCAACACGGACTCAGTCCCCAGTTATCAGCCCAACAGTTACACACTCTTCTGAGGTTGCACACGG GCGTCCAGGTCTGACTATtcaccctcctccagctgctgtcagcattCAAAGGTCTCAAACAGCTCGTGACACAGCCACACGGATCACACTGCCATCTCACCCTGCAATCGGGGCTCAGAAACCACAGCCCACACACACCATGACACAG AAGCCAATCTTCAGCCCTGTCACACCAGTGGCCGCAGCCACCGTGGCACCGATTGTTGCCACGAACACAGTACCCTCAACCACCACGATAG gcAGTGTACCACATACCCAGATGACAAGTAATACTATTGTCACCATGACAATGGCATCACACTCCTCTCATGCTACAGCAGCGACCACCTCTGCCATCCCTGTTg CCAAAGTAGTTCCCCAGCCCATTGCCCACTCCTCATCCCGTGTGCAGCCCGACTACCCTGGGGAGAGAACAAACCTTATACCCATACCAGGTCACCGTTCTTCTCCTAATcccgttaccatggaaacaagaAGTGACAACCG GCCCTCCGTGCCTGTGCAGTTCCAGTATTTCCTGCCAGCATACTCCTCATCATATCCCctgacacacacctacaccccCATTAGCAGCACTGTATCAACTATCCGTCAGTATCCTG TTACTCCTCAAGCGCCGAGTTCAGCGCTACCCACCCAGGCTGGAGTCGGTGTAGCGACCACTGTCCACCTAAACCACATGCAGCTGATGGCAGTGGATCGGATCGGTCTTCAATCTGCACAGATCAGCACCCAAGGGATCCAGCCGGCGCCAATCGCTGCCCAGGGCATTCAGCCTGCACCTATTGGAGTGCAGGGACTTCACACATCTGCACCAATTACCACACAAGGAATTCAGCAGACGCCATTAGTcactcagcagcaacaacaagctCAGTCCGAAGCCAAACCTG gtGTCGTTTTGGCCGATGGCTTTGTTGCAAACCCCATCACCAGCACATTCAGCGCCACCCAGCCCGTAGGTACCATGGTGCAGGCACATGCCCAAGGAGTAGGGGGGGCTCCCACGTTAGTGTCTTCCCCTCGACCCAGCATTCTTCGTAAGAAGCCTGCCATTGAGAG TTGCGTTCGCAAGAACTTGATCCCTGCACAGCCAAGTGATCCCAGTGGCAGAATTGAGAGCGGCGTTAGAGGACCGGGGTCTCCCCGACCTGCAGG CGTGAAACCCAAAGCTGAAGTGCACATGGCAGTGGCTCCTCCTGTCATGGCTACAGTTGAAGCGCTGCCTTCacaaggaggagagcagcaggtgCTCTCATCAAATGCCCAGCACCTCGCCCAAGCCATTCCCACACTACTTGCCACACCAGGACCTGTACCTCCATCTCAGCCGTCAACTGTTCTGTCTGCTCTGCCAGCAGCCATGGCTGTAACCCCCCCTGTTGCAGCTTCAATGGCCAACACCGTGGCCTCCCCCACCCAGCCTGCAGCTAGTAGCACTGCAGCCTGTGCGCCAACCTCTACCTGCCcggatttaaaaataaagcaggagGTGGAAACAATGGACACATCCCAGCCAG ATCCCAATGCAAATTTGTCATCCGCCCCCTCCACCACCCAGACCTCCAGTCTGATCACTCCTGCAGCTGGAGATCTCATTCCAGGGGCCTCTCCAAGAAAGAAGCctagaaaacaacaacatgtcATTTCTACAGAGGAGAGCGAGATGGTGGAGACCAACAGTACGGATGAAGAAAAGGCCACAGGGAGGCCTATCACTGGCCGCGCCGAACGACGGGAATCTCCACCAAGGGAATATGTCG ATGAGGAAGGAGTACGTTATGTACCAGTTAAGCCTCGACCACCTATCACTCTTCTGCGACATTACCGGAACCCCTGGAAAGCTGCCTACCACCACTTCCAGAGATACAGCGACATCCGGGTCAAAG aagagaagaagagcaccTTACAGGACATGGCCAGTCAGAGGGGAGTGGCATGCCGAGCACAAGGCTGGAAAATTCACCTGTGTGCTGCACAGCTCAGGCAACTG ACAAGTTTGGAGCATGATGTGTACAGTCGACTCTCCACTCTTCAAGAAGGCCTTATTCCTAAGAAGAGAGCAGGTGCCGATGACGATCTTCACCGAATTAATGAGCTCATACAG GGCAATATGCAGCGTTGTAAACTGGTTATGGACCAGGTGACGGAGGCCAGAGACACCATGATGAAAGTGCTGGACCATAAAGAAAAGGTGTTGAAGCTGCTCAACAAAAATGGAACCGTTAAGAAGTCGTCCAAGCTAAAGCGTAAAGAGAGGGCATGA